The following nucleotide sequence is from Natronosalvus caseinilyticus.
CGGCGACAATGGACGCGAGCGAACACGGTAATGAGGTGAAGTCGACGACATGAACGTCGATCGAACGGAGGGACAACAGGCGGTCGTCACCGACGGAACCGGTGACGTATGGGCCGAAGAACGCGACGTTCCCGAACCAGCACCCGGCGAGGCGCTGGTTCGCGTCAGTGCGATCGGAATTTGTGGCAGCGACGTCGGCCTCATCGAGGGAGAGGGGCCGCCGTGGACCGATTACCCGGTCGTGCTCGGCCACGAGGTCGCCGGAGAGGTCGTCGAACTCGGCGAGGGCGTCGACCACCTCGAGGTCGGACAACGAGTCGCGCTCCACGGGTTCGTTTACTGTGGAACCTGCGAGGCGTGTCGGGACGGTCGGTACTACCAGTGTACGGACCTGCAGGAGATCGGGTTCACGGTCGACGGCGGCTATCGAAAGTACGCCGCCTGGCCGGCGTACACGTTGACGCCGCTCCCGGACGACGTCTCCGACGTCGAGGCGAGCCAGATCGACTCGGCGGGATGTACGCTCCACGCCCTCCAGCGCGTTCAGACGTCGTTCACCGATTCCGCCGCCGTCCTCGGACCGGGGTCGCTCGGTCTCTACGGCGTGCAACTCCTGCGAGCACAGGGCGTGAAGGACGTCGTCCTGACGGGCACGCGCGAGGCACGACTCGAGGCTGGGAAACGCCTCGGAGCGACGCGCACGGTCAACGTCTACGAGGAGGACCCCGTCGAGGCGATCATGGAGCATACGGACGGGAAGGGCGTCGACGTCTGCGTCGAGGCCGCCGGGGCTGGCGACGTCCTCGACACGTGCGTCCAGAGCGCGGCCAAGCAGGGGAAGATCGTCCTGACTGGCGTCTTCGGCCAGCGAAAGGAACTCGACCCGGACCAGATCGTCGCGAAGGAACTGACCGTCGTCGGTGGCGTGACCGCCTCCCACGCGGTCGACGAGGTGATCGAACTGTTCCGGCGCGACGACCTGACGATCGACGGCGTCGTCACACACGAGTTCCCACTCGAGGAGTTCGAGACGGCGCTCGAGACCGTTCGTGAACGGCGCGATGGCGTCGTCAAGGCGGTTCTCCGGCCGTAGTGAGGCGGTTCCGGTTCCAGTTTCCGATTTCCAGTATTTCGAATTCGATTGTCGGTTGTCGGTTTTCGGTTTTCGGTTTTCGACTCACTCGTCGTCGAAGCGAAGCGTACGGTCTTGAATCTCGAGCCTCGAGTTTCGAGTCTCGAGTAACCGTCTGGTTTACCAGGACTGAACAGTTAAGGGAATCAGGAACGTATCGCGAGAACATGCCCCAGCGTCGGGAGGACTCGAACGAGAAAAAACGAATCCAGGCGGTGCAGACGACCCTGGACATCGTCGAGGTTCTCCGCGAGAACGGCGGCGCGGGAGTCACGGAAATCGCCAGGGAGCTCGACGTTACGAAGGGGACCGTCCACAATCACCTCGCGACGCTCGAGGCGAACGACTACGTGATCAAGGATGCCGAAGAAACGTACCACCTCGGTCTCTGCTTTCTCGACGTCGCCCACCGGGCCAAATCGCGGGTTTCGACGCTCGATGTCGCGCGAACGGAGGTCGATAAACTGGCAGAACGAAGCGGCGAGACGGCGCTGTTCACCGTCGAAGAACACGGCGTCGGCGTCTGCCTCCACGTCGCGTACGGCGAACGGGCGGTACAGACGCCGCTGCACGTCGGCTACCGGAGCGAACTCCACCACACGGCCGTCGGCAAAGCGATCCTCGCTCACCTTCCCGAAGGACGCGTCGAGGCAATCGTCGAGGAACGAGGACTGTCCGAGCAGACGGACCGAACGATCACCGATACCGACGATCTCTTCGAGACACTCGAGGCGGTGAGAGAACGCGGCATCGCGTACAACGAAGGGGAAACGATACAGGGGCTCGTCGGCGTCGGTGCGCCGGTCACGGACCAGTCGGGGACGGTGCTGGGCGCGTTGAGCGTCATCGGACCGGCCAGCCGAATGGGCGAAGGTCGGCTTCGTGGCGACCTCTCGGAATTGATCAGGCGGAGCGTCAACGTCATCGAGATCAATCTGACGTCGCTGTGATCGCCTTCGCCCCTCGAGGGCAATCACACCGGGAGGACCCGAGAGATTCTCGACCGGTCGGGGCTCTCCGTCAGAGCGTGCAGGCTCGACGAACCCCCTCATTTTTACGGGCTTCCGGACTAGGTAGCCCATGAAGCTCACGATAGCTGACGGAGCCATGTTCATGTACAACCTCGGCGTCCTGATCAGCGGCGGATTCGTGGTGATGACGTACGACGTCGAGGGACCACCGTTCTTCGGAATCATGTTCGTGTTCGCCCTGATCTGGACGATCTACTTCCGGTTCTACGTCCAGCACCGTTTGACGAGGGTGAACGAAGACGAAGACACGAACCCGAGCGAGGCCTAACAGTCTGCTACCGCGTTCAACTATAGCAGGCGTTGAACGTCGTTGCACCCCAGTCGCGACTGGAGGGCCGGAACGGCTGGTTCCGACCGACTGCCTGCAACAGGTGGCTAAATCGTCTCGACGACTACTATACTGGGTCAGTTCCGTTCCGGACAGTTCGGAAGCTCCGTCCTCGAGTAGTCTCGTGAGCACCTACTGGTGGTCGCCACTCGAGCGGCGACTCGAATGAAGAGGAGATAACCGCTTTTGAAGTCGAGCGAACCGCACCACCGATAATAGACCCTCGCACGCGAGTCGACCCATGGTCCGAACCGCTCGGTCGAGAATCGAGTCGACACACCGAACGACGCCGTCAGGACGACCGTGGGCCGGCGTCAGAGACGGTCGGTCCGGTTCCAGCCGTTCTCCGTCGAGAATTCTCGAGATGCGTACGTCGCAGTGGCGTACGCACGAGTCGGAAACGCCCCAAATGTCCGTCGGAAAGGTCTGAAGGGGGACGTAAACTTATGGTGCCCCCGTCAGTGACGTGCAGTATGTCGGAGCGCCCGAACATCCTGTGTATCGTTACCGATCAGCAGCGAGGCGACTGTATCGGTGCGGATCCGCACGCGCCGACCGATGCCGACGGCCGATCGCTCCTCCACACACCGAACATCGACAGTTTCGTCCGGAAGGGGGCGATGTTTACCCGGGCGTATACGCCCGCTCCATCGTGCATCCCCGCACGCCGATCACTGCTTACCGGGCAGACGCCGTACACCAACGGTGCGCCCGGATGGGTAACGACGCCGTGGGAGTTCGAACACACGCTCCCCCAGGAGCTTCGCGACGCGGGCTACCAGACCAAGCTCGCCGGCAAGATCCACTCGCTCCCGATTCGCAATCACGTCGGCTTCGAGAGCATGGACCAGCACGAGGCGCTTCACGCCCACCCCGACGACGACTACGCTCGCTGGCTCGAACAAGAGACCGACGGTCAGTGCGACGAGCTTGCCCACGGACTCGGGCGAAACTCCTGGGATTCGCGGCCGTGGCACCTCGAGGAGTACCAGCACCCGACGAACTGGACGACCAGGCGAGCGATCGAATTCCTCGATCAGCGGGATGACTCCCGCCCGTTCTTCCTCAACCTGTCTTACGTCCGCCCGCACACGCCGTTCGATCCGCCGCAGGTGTACTGGGACATGTACGTCGACCGCGATACCCCGGAGCCGTACATGGGCGACTGGGTCGACGACGAACACGGCGAGAAGATACCCGACTATCCGGGGATCAGCGCCTGGGTCGCCGACCTTCCGCCGATGGTCGTCCACCGGGCGCGGGCGGCCTACTACGGTCTCATTACCCACATCGATCATCAGATCAAACGCGTCCTCGAAAAACTCCGTCTGATTGGCGAACGCGACAACACGTTCGTCGTGTTCTGCTCCGATCACGGCGAGA
It contains:
- a CDS encoding zinc-dependent alcohol dehydrogenase; this translates as MNVDRTEGQQAVVTDGTGDVWAEERDVPEPAPGEALVRVSAIGICGSDVGLIEGEGPPWTDYPVVLGHEVAGEVVELGEGVDHLEVGQRVALHGFVYCGTCEACRDGRYYQCTDLQEIGFTVDGGYRKYAAWPAYTLTPLPDDVSDVEASQIDSAGCTLHALQRVQTSFTDSAAVLGPGSLGLYGVQLLRAQGVKDVVLTGTREARLEAGKRLGATRTVNVYEEDPVEAIMEHTDGKGVDVCVEAAGAGDVLDTCVQSAAKQGKIVLTGVFGQRKELDPDQIVAKELTVVGGVTASHAVDEVIELFRRDDLTIDGVVTHEFPLEEFETALETVRERRDGVVKAVLRP
- a CDS encoding IclR family transcriptional regulator, with translation MPQRREDSNEKKRIQAVQTTLDIVEVLRENGGAGVTEIARELDVTKGTVHNHLATLEANDYVIKDAEETYHLGLCFLDVAHRAKSRVSTLDVARTEVDKLAERSGETALFTVEEHGVGVCLHVAYGERAVQTPLHVGYRSELHHTAVGKAILAHLPEGRVEAIVEERGLSEQTDRTITDTDDLFETLEAVRERGIAYNEGETIQGLVGVGAPVTDQSGTVLGALSVIGPASRMGEGRLRGDLSELIRRSVNVIEINLTSL
- a CDS encoding arylsulfatase, with the protein product MSERPNILCIVTDQQRGDCIGADPHAPTDADGRSLLHTPNIDSFVRKGAMFTRAYTPAPSCIPARRSLLTGQTPYTNGAPGWVTTPWEFEHTLPQELRDAGYQTKLAGKIHSLPIRNHVGFESMDQHEALHAHPDDDYARWLEQETDGQCDELAHGLGRNSWDSRPWHLEEYQHPTNWTTRRAIEFLDQRDDSRPFFLNLSYVRPHTPFDPPQVYWDMYVDRDTPEPYMGDWVDDEHGEKIPDYPGISAWVADLPPMVVHRARAAYYGLITHIDHQIKRVLEKLRLIGERDNTFVVFCSDHGEMLGDHHMWRKTYAYEGSARVPLLLRFPDSMGLPQERLIDRPVGLEDVMPTLLSVADVDVPDAVEGRNLLDLVRDPDREDWREWYHGEHAAGSYDPENGTQYLVDGRFKYVWNPVTDSELLFDLAHDPGEERDLSSEAEHASDLERARIAMIDQLAGRPEGFVEDGELVPTDAGPDDIGNPDDCSSDS